From Sceloporus undulatus isolate JIND9_A2432 ecotype Alabama chromosome 6, SceUnd_v1.1, whole genome shotgun sequence, one genomic window encodes:
- the CD68 gene encoding LOW QUALITY PROTEIN: macrosialin (The sequence of the model RefSeq protein was modified relative to this genomic sequence to represent the inferred CDS: inserted 4 bases in 2 codons) — translation MRTPERTPWSLLWFTGSVLLVAGYTSTQEEVPLLPTNGPRFLTPTLCSEDEGSVAVRCPHRKQMGDAVPSFTKMTPTXTRRNSTTTHRPMTPPPKATKSHHPISATSPHHKNHTTQHPTTTHRPQPTTSPHHNTTAHTTQHQTTVHPHNQTTSHQSHPTPSPHHNTTAHPRNHTTAXHSPPTTAHSNRTTAPTVLTTLHHSTLTPHPTLTPSILVGDYMVRNKTDVCLRAEMGLQMKVRYTGKAKQQVWGDFALQPNQTNASGSCLDKDAMLNLHFPEGFLSFFFTKNETQNTYYLSRIQANLTYQFPEATERSFGASNASLHEFEVHLGHSYQCRNRSLALSEGFRLNVLRERIQAFGLPAGKFGEAEVCLEQRRSNTLPIVVGVILGLLILIVIVAFLVGRRRKHSGYQTL, via the exons ATGCGGACCCCCGAGCGCACACCGTGGTCTTTGCTTTGGTTCACCGGATCGGTATTGCTTGTGGCAG GTTACACTTCCACGCAAGAAGAGGTGCCTCTGCTCCCCACAAATGGGCCGCGGTTCCTGACTCCCACATTGTGTTCAGAGGATGAGGGCTCAGTGGCCGTTCGTTGCCCCCACAGGAAACAAATGGGTGACGCTGTGCCCTCCTTTACCAAAATGACACCCAC GACTCGCCGCAACTCCACAACGACGCATCGCCCCATGAC TCCACCCCCAAAAGCAACCAAGTCCCACCACCCCATCAGCGCCACGTCCCCTCATCACAAAAACCACACCACGCAGCATCCAACCACGACCCACCGACCCCAACCCACCACTTCACCCCATCACAACACCACGGCCCATACCACCCAGCACCAGACCACAGTCCACCCCCACAACCAGACCACGTCCCACCAATCCCATCCCACCCCTTCGCCCCACCATAACACCACGGCCCACCCACGCAACCACACCACGGC CCACAGCCCCCCCACCACAGCCCACTCCAACAGAACCACAGCACCCACCGTTCTCACCACATTGCACCACAGCACCCTGACCCCCCACCCCACATTGACACCCTCCATCCTTGTGGGCGATTACATGGTCAGGAATAAGACGGACGTCTGCCTCCGAGCCGAGATGGGGCTGCAGATGAAGGTCCGCTACacagggaaagcaaagcaacag gtCTGGGGAGACTTTGCCTTGCAACCCAACCAGACCAACGCCTCGGGGTCCTGCCTGGACAAGGATGCCATGCTCAACCTGCATTTCCCGGAGggttttctctccttctttttcacCAAG AACGAAACTCAAAACACCTACTACCTGAGCCGAATTCAAGCCAACCTGACGTACCAGTTCCCAGAGGCAACAG AGAGGTCCTTTGGAGCAAGCAATGCCTCCCTCCATGAGTTCGAGGTCCACCTGGGCCACTCCTACCAGTGCCGAAACCGGAGCCTGGCCCTTTCCGAAGGCTTTCGCCTGAACGTCCTGCGGGAACGCATCCAGGCCTTTGGGCTGCCTGCTGGGAAATTTGGGGAAG CGGAGGTCTGTCTGGAGCAGAGGCGCTCAAACACTTTGCCCATCGTGGTGGGCGTGATCCTCGGCCTCCTCATCCTCATCGTCATCGTGGCTTTCTTAGTTGGACGGCGGCGGAAACACTCTGGGTACCAAACCCTCTAA
- the EIF4A1 gene encoding eukaryotic initiation factor 4A-I: MSASQESRSRDNGPEGMDPDGVIESNWNEIVDSFDDMNLSESLLRGIYAYGFEKPSAIQQRAILPCIKGYDVIAQAQSGTGKTATFAISILQQIELDLKATQALVLAPTRELAQQIQKVVMALGDYMGASCHACIGGTNVRAEVQKLQMEAPHIIVGTPGRVFDMLNRRYLSPKYIKMFVLDEADEMLSRGFKDQIYDIFQKLSGNTQVVLLSATMPMDVLEVTKKFMRDPIRILVKKEELTLEGIRQFYINVEREEWKLDTLCDLYETLTITQAVIFINTRRKVDWLTEKMHARDFTVSAMHGDMDQKERDVIMREFRSGSSRVLITTDLLARGIDVQQVSLVINYDLPTNRENYIHRIGRGGRFGRKGVAINMVTEEDKRTLRDIETFYNTSIEEMPLNVADLI, from the exons ATGTCTGCGAGTCAAGAGAGCCG ATCTAGAGACAATGGCCCTGAAGGAATGGACCCCGATGGTGTCATTGAG AGCAATTGGAACGAGATCGTGGACAGCTTTGATGACATGAACCTGTCGGAGTCTCTTCTGAGAGGAATCTATGCTTATGGTTTTGAGAAACCCTCTGCCATCCAGCAACGAGCCATTCTCCCTTGTATCAAGG GTTATGATGTGATTGCCCAAGCCCAGTCTGGAACTGGAAAGACCGCCACTTTTGCCATCTCCATCCTGCAGCAAATTGAGCTGGACCTGAAAGCCACCCAGGCGCTGGTACTGGCTCCAACAAGAGAGTTAGCCCAGCAG ATTCAGAAAGTGGTGATGGCCCTGGGAGACTACATGGGTGCATCCTGCCATGCCTGTATAGGAGGGACAAACGTCCGCGCCGAAGTCCAGAAGCTGCAAATGGAAGCACCCCATATCATTGTGGGGACTCCTGGGCGGGTCTTCGACATGTTGAATAGGAGATATCTGT CACCCAAGTATATCAAGATGTTCGTGCTGGATGAAGCCGATGAAATGTTGAGCCGTGGTTTCAAGGACCAGATCTACGATATATTCCAGAAACTAAGTGGAAACACACAG GTGGTGCTCTTGTCTGCCACTATGCCCATGGATGTCCTGGAGGTGACCAAGAAGTTCATGAGGGACCCCATCCGTATCCTGGTGAAGAAAGAAGAGCTGACCCTGGAGGGTATTAGGCAATTCTACATCAATGTGGAGAGAGAG GAGTGGAAGCTGGACACCTTGTGTGACCTTTACGAGACCCTCACCATCACTCAAGCTGTCATTTTCATCAATACCCGAAGGAAGGTGGACTGGCTCACTGAGAAGATGCATGCCCGGGACTTCACTGTTTCGGCCATG CATGGGGACATGGACCAGAAGGAGCGTGACGTCATCATGAGGGAGTTCCGCTCCGGTTCCAGCCGTGTCCTGATCACCACAGACTTGCTG gCTCGTGGCATCGATGTGCAACAAGTCTCCCTGGTTATCAACTATGATCTGCCCACCAACCGTGAGAACTATATCCACAG GATCGGTCGGGGTGGCCGCTTTGGAAGGAAAGGGGTGGCCATCAACATGGTGACGGAAGAAGACAAGCGCACCCTGCGCGACATCGAGACGTTCTACAACACCTCCATCGAGGAGATGCCTCTCAACGTGGCCGACCTCATCTGA
- the LOC121933946 gene encoding protein ANTAGONIST OF LIKE HETEROCHROMATIN PROTEIN 1-like has translation MAANAQQPSCPTSTTPDPGLSTEGEEDDRLLPALSHGTVALCLLYYMRLQRGRRLREAARRQRAARHRRTQARSRQRFALLWLCRILAGSPGVAGSCQDGGGQDGGSLPRLLRERRLWSKARSSAFWDIVRVKAFSPWEWVENFRVSPATFDYLCAQLHGTIQRQDTNMRRAIPADVRLAMTLWRLGACTEYRAVEQLFGVSRSTVCKILRDVCEAVVGILTPAYVCPPNPVKVAAGNGFPLPQLAGVLGSLHIPIRAPNENAAGYYNRHGWHSVVVQAAVDSRGCFWDINVGCPGRVTDTQVLWTSELYQRAQEGMLFPEGSQEVSGVQVPLYLLGGCSYPFLPWLMRPYRGRDLTPVQQRFNEYAEAARTVVGVAFGRLRGRWRCLTKRNDTDVSFLPTLIAACCTLHNICEARGDVFQACWMEEEEGSGLQEEHPFDDGGEEDAEAAEIRDALASALRG, from the coding sequence atggctgccaatgcTCAGCAACCATCTTGCCCCACCAGCACCACTCCTGACCCTGGCCTGAGCACTGAGGGCGAGGAGGATGACCGGTTGCTGCCCGCCCTCAGCCATGGCACCGTGGCCCTCTGCCTGCTCTACTACATGCGCCTCCAGCGTGGTCGGCGCCTGCGCGAGGCCGCCCGACGCCAGCGTGCTGCTCGCCACCGCAGGACCCAGGCACGCTCACGACAACGATTTGCCCTGCTTTGGCTGTGCCGGATACTGGCAGGGAGCCCTGGTGTGGCAGGCTCGTGCCAAGATGGTGGTGGTCAAGATGGTGGCAGCCTGCCCAGGTTGCTGCGGGAGCGTCGCCTGTGGAGCAAAGCCCGCAGCTCGGCCTTCTGGGACATCGTGCGGGTCAAAGCCTTCAGCCCGTGGGAGTGGGTCGAGAACTTCCGCGTCTCCCCCGCCACGTTTGACTACCTCTGCGCCCAGCTGCACGGCACCATCCAGCGCCAGGACACCAACATGCGTCGTGCCATCCCGGCCGATGTGCGCCTCGCCATGACCCTCTGGCGCCTGGGTGCTTGCACCGAGTACCGAGCAGTGGAGCAGCTCTTTGGCGTCTCCCGATCCACCGTCTGCAAGATCTTGCGCGATGTCTGCGAAGCCGTGGTGGGCATCCTCACACCCGCTTACGTCTGTCCTCCGAACCCCGTGAAAGTGGCTGCCGGGAACGGCTTCCCTTTGCCCCAGTTGGCCGGCGTCTTGGGGTCCCTCCATATCCCCATCCGGGCACCCAACGAAAATGCTGCGGGCTACTACAACCGCCACGGCTGGCACTCAGTGGTGGTCCAGGCGGCCGTGGACTCCCGCGGGTGTTTTTGGGATATCAACGTCGGATGCCCAGGAAGGGTGACGGACACCCAGGTGCTGTGGACGTCAGAGCTCTACCAGCGAGCCCAGGAGGGCATGCTGTTCCCAGAGGGTTCCCAAGAAGTCAGTGGCGTCCAGGTGCCCCTTTATTTGCTGGGTGGCTGCTCGTACCCCTTCCTGCCTTGGCTTATGCGGCCCTATCGGGGCAGGGACTTGACTCCTGTCCAGCAGCGGTTCAATGAGTATGCCGAGGCAGCACGGACGGTGGTTGGCGTGGCCTTTGGGCGCCTCCGGGGACGCTGGCGCTGCCTCACCAAGCGCAATGACACAGACGTCTCCTTCCTGCCCACCCTCATTGCTGCCTGCTGCACCCTCCACAACATCTGTGAGGCGCGTGGGGATGTCTTTCAAGCATGctggatggaggaagaggaagggagtggACTGCAGGAGGAACATCCTTTCGATGATGGTGGGGAGGAAGATGCTGAGGCGGCAGAAATCCGGGATGCCCTGGCGTCTGCACTGAGAGGGTGA